A part of Myxococcus landrumus genomic DNA contains:
- a CDS encoding replication-associated recombination protein A has translation MDLFAHAGQQEQARRAPLAERMRPRTLDEFVGQEHLTAEGRFLRRALESDQVPSLILWGPPGTGKTTLAGLVARSTGAAFDSVSAVLAGVKDIRETVGRAQERWNLHRQRTFLFIDEIHRFNKAQQDALLPHVEKGTVTLIGATTENPSFEVNAALLSRCRVVTLRGLEEEELVSLLRRAVADERGLHGKVEVEDAALTFLAASAGGDARKALTGLEVAAAHGGARVDRQAAEEALQQKTLLYDKGGEEHYNVISAFIKSMRGSDVDGALYWMARMLEAGEDPLFLFRRMVIFASEDIGNADPRALSVTVDALRAFQLVGLPEGTLPLTQAVTYLALAPKSNAVLTAYAAAREAVMKEGALPVPLHLRNAPTKLMKSLGYGGGYKYPHNFEGHYVPEDYLPEALRARSFYSPSQNGEEAKLSERYADIQRQLAERLREPGEDG, from the coding sequence ATGGACCTCTTCGCACATGCCGGTCAGCAGGAGCAGGCACGCCGGGCGCCGCTCGCGGAGCGGATGCGCCCCCGCACCCTGGACGAGTTCGTGGGCCAGGAGCACCTCACCGCGGAGGGCCGCTTCCTGCGCCGGGCGCTGGAGAGCGACCAGGTGCCCAGCCTCATTCTCTGGGGCCCACCGGGGACGGGAAAGACGACACTCGCGGGGCTCGTGGCCCGCTCCACGGGCGCCGCCTTCGACTCGGTGTCCGCCGTGCTCGCGGGCGTGAAGGACATCCGCGAGACGGTGGGCCGCGCCCAGGAGCGCTGGAACCTGCATCGCCAGCGCACCTTCCTCTTCATCGACGAAATCCACCGCTTCAACAAGGCGCAGCAGGACGCGCTCCTGCCCCACGTGGAGAAGGGCACGGTGACGCTCATCGGCGCCACCACGGAGAACCCCTCGTTCGAGGTCAACGCCGCGCTCCTGTCGCGCTGCCGCGTCGTCACGCTGCGCGGGCTGGAGGAGGAAGAACTCGTGTCGCTCCTGCGCCGCGCGGTGGCCGACGAGCGGGGCCTTCACGGCAAGGTGGAGGTGGAGGACGCGGCGCTGACGTTCCTCGCGGCCTCCGCGGGCGGCGATGCGCGCAAGGCCCTCACGGGGCTGGAGGTGGCGGCGGCCCATGGCGGCGCGCGGGTGGACCGCCAGGCGGCGGAGGAGGCGCTCCAGCAGAAGACGCTGCTCTACGACAAGGGCGGCGAGGAGCACTACAACGTCATCAGCGCCTTCATCAAATCCATGCGCGGCAGCGACGTGGACGGAGCGCTGTACTGGATGGCGCGCATGCTGGAGGCGGGCGAGGACCCCCTCTTCCTCTTCCGGCGCATGGTCATCTTCGCCTCGGAGGACATCGGCAACGCGGACCCGCGCGCCTTGAGCGTGACGGTGGACGCGCTGCGAGCCTTCCAGTTGGTAGGCCTTCCCGAAGGCACCTTGCCCCTCACCCAGGCCGTCACGTACCTGGCGCTGGCGCCCAAGTCGAACGCGGTGCTGACTGCGTACGCCGCCGCGCGCGAGGCCGTGATGAAGGAAGGCGCGCTGCCGGTGCCCCTGCACCTGCGCAACGCGCCGACGAAGCTGATGAAGTCGCTGGGGTACGGGGGCGGCTACAAGTATCCGCACAACTTCGAGGGCCACTACGTCCCGGAGGACTACCTGCCCGAGGCCCTGCGCGCCCGGAGCTTCTACAGCCCTTCCCAGAATGGCGAGGAGGCGAAGCTGTCCGAGCGCTACGCGGACATCCAACGTCAGCTCGCGGAGCGCCTCCGCGAGCCTGGCGAGGACGGGTGA
- a CDS encoding NAD(+)/NADH kinase, with protein sequence MQTLVIVAKKDNPEAASLAARIRERYPHLTVLGDRSLAHVLGWTRVEDRELAARADLTVVLGGDGTLIYAARLLGGRGVPILGVNLGSLGFMTEIPVEELFTTLDEVLAGRFQVDSRMKLTCRLVRGGRVLIEDEILNDVVINKGALARIADHETSIDGVPITTYKADGVILATPTGSTAYSLSAGGPIVHPSVDCTVLSPICSHALTQRSIVVPADRVIRITLRSETADTYLTLDGQTGHGLQGGDCIEVVRSANRVNLVRNPRVAYFSILRQKLHWGER encoded by the coding sequence GTGCAGACCCTCGTCATCGTCGCGAAGAAGGACAACCCCGAAGCGGCGTCCCTGGCGGCCCGCATCCGAGAGCGCTACCCGCACCTCACCGTGCTGGGGGACCGCTCGCTGGCGCATGTCCTGGGGTGGACTCGGGTGGAGGACCGGGAGCTGGCGGCCCGGGCGGACCTGACGGTGGTGCTGGGCGGTGACGGCACCCTCATCTACGCCGCGCGGCTGCTCGGCGGCCGCGGTGTCCCCATCCTGGGCGTCAACCTGGGCAGCCTGGGCTTCATGACGGAGATTCCCGTCGAGGAGCTGTTCACCACGCTGGACGAGGTGCTGGCGGGCCGCTTCCAGGTGGACTCGCGCATGAAGCTCACCTGCCGGCTGGTGCGCGGCGGGAGGGTGCTCATCGAGGATGAAATCCTCAACGACGTGGTCATCAACAAGGGCGCGCTGGCGCGCATCGCCGACCACGAGACGTCCATCGATGGGGTGCCCATCACCACGTACAAGGCGGATGGCGTCATCCTCGCCACGCCCACGGGCTCCACCGCCTACTCGCTGTCGGCGGGCGGGCCCATCGTCCACCCCTCGGTGGACTGCACGGTGCTCTCGCCCATCTGTTCGCACGCGCTCACCCAGCGCTCCATCGTCGTTCCCGCGGACCGGGTCATCCGCATCACCCTGCGCAGCGAGACGGCGGACACGTACCTGACGCTGGACGGCCAGACGGGTCACGGCCTGCAAGGCGGCGACTGCATCGAGGTGGTGCGCTCCGCCAACCGCGTCAACTTGGTGCGCAACCCGCGCGTGGCCTACTTCTCCATCCTCCGGCAGAAGCTCCACTGGGGAGAGCGCTGA
- a CDS encoding YdcF family protein has translation MFLFLSKVLDLFLAPLTWALLLLLAGGLVRRRPRLSRVLSGAGLAVLYLFSTEAVSTLLTYAVEKDARETFQPDVTYDAVIVLGGALDPSAMERSGRLELNAAADRVLRGFELVREGHARQVLISGGSLDPRPDPVVEADVLSRQYQAWGIPAERIVTEGRSRNTRENAVESARIIQEQGWKRLLLVTSAAHMPRAAGCFAAVGLRPDTLPVDARMPATEGRRLTWIPRASALSQSTDVLRELAGRVVYRVRGWTSP, from the coding sequence GTGTTCCTGTTCCTCTCGAAGGTGCTGGACCTCTTCCTGGCGCCGCTCACCTGGGCCCTGTTGCTCCTGCTCGCGGGGGGCCTTGTGCGCCGGCGGCCTCGGCTCTCCCGCGTCCTCTCGGGAGCGGGGCTCGCGGTCCTCTACCTCTTCTCCACGGAGGCGGTGTCCACGCTGCTGACGTACGCGGTGGAGAAGGACGCGCGTGAGACCTTCCAACCGGACGTGACGTATGACGCCGTCATCGTCCTCGGTGGCGCGCTGGACCCGTCCGCGATGGAGCGCTCCGGCCGCCTCGAGCTCAACGCCGCGGCCGACCGGGTGTTGCGAGGCTTCGAGCTCGTGCGCGAGGGCCATGCGCGCCAGGTCCTCATCTCCGGCGGCTCGCTGGACCCGCGCCCCGACCCGGTGGTGGAGGCGGACGTGCTGTCGCGCCAGTACCAGGCCTGGGGGATTCCCGCGGAGCGCATCGTCACCGAGGGCCGCAGCCGGAACACGCGGGAGAACGCGGTGGAGTCCGCGCGCATCATCCAGGAGCAGGGGTGGAAGAGACTGCTCCTGGTGACGAGCGCGGCGCACATGCCCCGGGCCGCGGGCTGCTTCGCCGCGGTGGGGCTGCGGCCCGACACGCTGCCGGTGGACGCGCGGATGCCCGCCACCGAGGGGCGGAGGCTGACGTGGATACCTCGAGCCTCCGCGCTCTCCCAGAGCACGGACGTCCTGCGCGAGCTTGCGGGGCGTGTCGTGTACCGGGTGCGGGGATGGACATCGCCCTGA
- a CDS encoding isopenicillin N synthase family oxygenase, which produces MIELETFQLPQSVSGREADIALGLTMVRAWRRDGIFQVRMSPAQVEKSQRAFELSRHYFRQPLEVKARCVSDLTYSGYIASGQEITASEADLSEVFTVCKDVPLTDPRVQSRWPCHGPGPWPDEAWRQGMQAHADELGSVGERLLQLIALGLGLDIDALTTLTHDGWHHMRVLRFPARSATTTRGIGAHTDYGMLVIAAQDDVGGLYVRPPVEGEKRPRNWLPHESSAGMYEHDEPWTYVKPVPGVLTVFPGDILQFLTRGYLLSTPHKVVLNTRERFALAYFHEPQFEACVRPLSAPTRDEYIHYGTHFTNMFMRSYPDRITTQRILDESRLTTLSWLRQEAVLRTAPLEAVPLQRAAG; this is translated from the coding sequence ATGATCGAGTTGGAGACATTCCAGTTGCCGCAGTCCGTGAGTGGACGCGAGGCCGATATCGCCCTGGGGCTCACCATGGTCCGGGCCTGGAGACGCGACGGCATCTTCCAGGTCCGCATGAGCCCCGCGCAGGTCGAGAAAAGCCAGCGCGCCTTCGAGCTGAGCCGGCACTACTTCCGTCAGCCGCTGGAGGTGAAGGCGCGCTGCGTGAGCGACCTGACGTATTCCGGTTACATCGCGTCGGGCCAGGAAATCACCGCGTCCGAGGCGGACCTGTCCGAGGTCTTCACCGTCTGCAAGGACGTGCCGCTCACGGACCCGCGCGTGCAGTCCCGGTGGCCCTGCCACGGCCCCGGCCCCTGGCCCGACGAGGCCTGGCGTCAAGGCATGCAGGCCCACGCCGATGAGCTCGGCTCGGTGGGCGAGCGGCTCTTGCAGCTCATCGCGCTGGGCCTGGGCCTGGACATCGACGCGCTCACGACGCTGACGCATGACGGCTGGCACCACATGCGCGTGCTGCGCTTCCCCGCCCGCTCCGCCACCACCACGCGAGGCATCGGCGCCCACACCGACTACGGGATGCTGGTCATCGCCGCGCAGGACGACGTGGGCGGGCTGTACGTCCGGCCTCCCGTCGAAGGCGAGAAGCGGCCCCGCAACTGGCTCCCGCACGAGAGCTCCGCGGGCATGTACGAGCATGACGAGCCCTGGACCTATGTGAAGCCCGTGCCCGGTGTCCTCACCGTGTTCCCCGGCGACATCCTCCAGTTCCTCACGCGAGGCTATCTGCTGTCGACGCCGCACAAGGTCGTGCTCAACACGCGCGAGCGCTTCGCGCTGGCCTACTTCCACGAGCCCCAGTTCGAGGCCTGCGTGCGCCCGCTCTCCGCGCCGACACGCGACGAGTACATCCACTACGGCACGCACTTCACGAACATGTTCATGCGCTCCTATCCGGACCGCATCACCACCCAGCGCATCCTCGACGAGAGCCGGCTCACCACGCTGTCGTGGCTCCGGCAGGAAGCCGTCCTGCGCACGGCGCCCCTGGAGGCGGTGCCACTCCAGCGCGCGGCGGGCTGA
- a CDS encoding bifunctional metallophosphatase/5'-nucleotidase, whose protein sequence is MTTMTALARRGVLLLPLALFLASAPSTSQAAAPAPGTTRLTFLHLADVYQVQPQEHGGRGGLARVSTLRKRVLAESPTPHVLTLLGGDTLSPSVESLLEMDGKPLKGRHMVDAWNALGLDVAVLGNHEFDFGDDVLRERIRQSRFPWLGANVTDSKTGALFDGVKAFELREMGGIPVGLFGVVIPETKTTTKAGPDTQFGDVCAAAKDAVAKLREAGAKVVLGLTHLSLAEDKALARCVKVDALLGGHDHVGAADRSTGTPIFKVHSDALELGRLTLDVDTATGTVRKVSWSLIPVTKKVPEDTQFNEAMQPYHALFARLAEPVGRTPVALDARSTQMRTRETNLGSLVADAFREASGADVALVNGGALRADSVLRAGVLTRRDLHSVMPYTDGLVVMEVPGATLRAVLENGVSLSREDSRPGRFLQVSGLRFKYDARRPAGQRVLEVTVHGKPLDPAATYKLATLSFLASGKDGYDMLKGVPTTPALKDGRTPLDVLADMFRTGRPAPRAKPEGRITRVDAAGLTPDARRPAPPLK, encoded by the coding sequence ATGACGACGATGACAGCGCTGGCCCGCCGAGGGGTCTTGCTCCTGCCGCTCGCGCTGTTCCTGGCGTCGGCTCCGAGCACCTCCCAGGCAGCCGCGCCCGCTCCGGGCACGACGCGACTGACGTTCCTCCACCTGGCGGATGTGTACCAGGTGCAGCCGCAGGAGCACGGGGGCCGGGGCGGACTCGCGCGGGTGTCCACGCTGCGAAAGCGCGTGCTGGCCGAGTCCCCCACCCCGCATGTCCTCACGCTGCTGGGGGGCGACACGCTGTCGCCGTCGGTGGAGTCGTTGCTGGAGATGGACGGCAAGCCCCTCAAGGGCCGTCACATGGTGGATGCGTGGAACGCGCTGGGCCTGGACGTGGCGGTGCTGGGCAACCACGAGTTCGACTTCGGCGACGACGTGCTGCGCGAGCGCATCCGCCAGTCCCGCTTCCCCTGGCTGGGCGCCAACGTGACGGACTCGAAGACGGGCGCGCTGTTCGACGGCGTGAAGGCCTTCGAGCTTCGCGAGATGGGCGGCATCCCCGTGGGCCTCTTCGGCGTGGTGATTCCTGAGACGAAGACCACCACGAAGGCGGGGCCCGACACGCAATTCGGGGACGTCTGCGCGGCCGCGAAGGACGCCGTGGCGAAGCTGCGCGAGGCGGGGGCCAAGGTGGTGCTGGGCCTCACGCACCTGTCGCTCGCGGAGGACAAGGCGCTGGCCCGGTGCGTGAAGGTCGACGCGCTGCTGGGTGGACATGACCACGTGGGCGCGGCGGACCGCTCCACGGGCACGCCCATCTTCAAGGTGCACTCGGACGCGCTGGAGTTGGGCCGGCTCACGCTGGACGTGGACACGGCGACGGGCACGGTGCGCAAGGTGTCCTGGTCGCTGATTCCCGTCACGAAGAAGGTCCCCGAGGACACGCAGTTCAACGAGGCGATGCAGCCCTACCATGCGCTGTTCGCCCGCCTCGCGGAGCCCGTGGGCCGCACGCCCGTGGCGCTGGACGCACGCAGCACCCAGATGCGCACGCGCGAGACGAACCTGGGCTCGCTCGTGGCGGATGCCTTCCGCGAGGCCTCGGGCGCGGACGTGGCGCTGGTGAATGGGGGCGCGCTGCGCGCGGACTCGGTGCTGCGCGCCGGAGTGCTGACGCGCAGGGACCTGCACTCGGTGATGCCGTACACGGACGGGCTCGTGGTGATGGAGGTCCCCGGCGCCACGCTGCGCGCGGTCCTGGAGAATGGCGTGAGCCTGAGTCGGGAGGACTCGCGCCCTGGCCGCTTCCTCCAGGTGTCGGGCCTGCGCTTCAAGTACGACGCGCGCCGTCCCGCGGGGCAGCGCGTGTTGGAGGTGACGGTGCACGGCAAGCCCCTGGACCCCGCGGCCACGTACAAGCTCGCCACGTTGAGCTTCCTCGCCAGCGGCAAGGATGGCTACGACATGCTCAAGGGCGTGCCCACCACGCCCGCGCTGAAGGACGGACGCACGCCGCTGGACGTGCTCGCGGACATGTTCCGCACGGGCCGCCCCGCGCCTCGCGCGAAGCCGGAGGGCCGCATCACGCGCGTGGACGCCGCGGGACTCACGCCCGACGCGCGCCGCCCCGCGCCTCCCCTCAAGTAA
- a CDS encoding alpha-amylase family glycosyl hydrolase produces MRRNMWSALLLAGVLGCGESALENPRGPKGEETGQVVQQLSASSRPGMGAVVYGGGTTFRVWAPLASKVFVAGDFSSWGWVELGNEFNGNFSGDVAGAVKGQKYKFVTRNQWGSDAWRADPRSAWQENSTGASIIYDQGEYWWNAQQFSTPAFHEMVIYELHVGTFNDSPGWGPGHWNSAIAKLDYLKDLGVNMVKVMPAYEFAGDFSWGYNVAFPFAPESAYGHPNDMKRFVDEAHYRGIGVIFDVVNNHWGPSDLPMWCFSGDCLGNGGEYFFTDNRKSTPWGDTRPDYGRAEVRAYIRDSMMNLLDNFRGDGLRWDATKYMRTIDGTGDIASAWQVFRSINREINANKGWKISIAEDFGGGDSITNDATSDFAGGAGFDAQWSAEFVHPIRTAVIEQNDANRNMFAVRDAITQRFSGRAHARVIYSESHDEVANGKQRLPEEIWPGNAGSWAAKKRSTLAAGITLTSPGIPMLFQGQEILEDGFFADGDPVDWGKLTTYGGIHDLYRDLIRLRRNWSNNTRGLRGGNVNVHHVNNTGKVIAYHRWDSGGPGDDVLIVANFSGTYFPTYNIGFPRTGTWYLRFNSDWNGYSSDFGNTASANTVAYGGAKDGMANNASFAIGPYSLLIFSQ; encoded by the coding sequence ATGCGACGCAACATGTGGAGTGCGCTGCTGCTGGCCGGGGTGCTGGGCTGCGGAGAGAGCGCGCTCGAGAATCCACGGGGCCCGAAGGGCGAGGAGACAGGACAGGTCGTCCAGCAGCTCAGCGCTTCGAGCAGGCCGGGCATGGGGGCGGTCGTCTACGGCGGAGGGACGACGTTCCGGGTGTGGGCGCCGCTGGCCTCCAAGGTGTTCGTGGCGGGTGACTTCAGCAGTTGGGGTTGGGTGGAGCTGGGCAACGAGTTCAACGGCAACTTCTCCGGCGACGTGGCGGGCGCGGTGAAGGGGCAGAAGTACAAGTTCGTCACGCGCAACCAGTGGGGGAGCGATGCGTGGCGCGCGGACCCTCGCTCGGCGTGGCAGGAGAACTCCACGGGCGCCAGCATCATCTACGACCAGGGCGAGTACTGGTGGAACGCGCAGCAGTTCAGCACGCCGGCCTTCCACGAGATGGTCATCTACGAGCTGCACGTGGGCACGTTCAATGACTCGCCAGGGTGGGGGCCGGGCCACTGGAACAGCGCCATCGCGAAGCTCGACTACCTGAAGGATTTGGGCGTCAACATGGTGAAGGTGATGCCGGCGTATGAGTTCGCCGGGGACTTCTCCTGGGGCTACAACGTCGCCTTCCCGTTCGCGCCGGAGAGCGCGTATGGCCACCCCAACGACATGAAGCGCTTCGTGGACGAGGCGCACTACCGGGGCATCGGCGTCATCTTCGACGTGGTGAACAACCACTGGGGGCCCAGCGACCTGCCCATGTGGTGCTTCAGCGGCGACTGTCTGGGCAACGGCGGGGAGTACTTCTTCACCGACAACCGCAAGTCGACGCCATGGGGCGACACGCGTCCGGACTACGGCCGCGCCGAGGTGCGCGCGTACATCCGCGACTCGATGATGAACCTGCTCGACAACTTCCGGGGCGACGGCCTGCGCTGGGACGCCACGAAGTACATGCGCACGATTGACGGCACGGGCGACATCGCCTCCGCGTGGCAGGTGTTCCGCTCCATCAACCGCGAAATCAACGCGAACAAGGGCTGGAAGATCTCCATCGCCGAGGACTTCGGGGGCGGTGACTCCATCACCAACGACGCGACGTCCGACTTCGCGGGCGGCGCGGGCTTCGATGCGCAGTGGTCGGCGGAGTTCGTGCATCCCATCCGCACGGCGGTCATCGAGCAGAACGACGCGAACCGGAACATGTTCGCGGTGCGCGACGCGATTACCCAGCGCTTCAGCGGGCGGGCGCACGCGCGGGTCATCTACTCGGAGAGCCACGATGAGGTGGCCAACGGCAAGCAGCGGTTGCCGGAGGAAATCTGGCCCGGCAACGCGGGGAGCTGGGCGGCGAAGAAGCGCTCCACGCTGGCCGCGGGCATCACGCTGACCTCGCCGGGCATCCCCATGCTGTTCCAGGGGCAGGAGATTCTGGAGGATGGGTTCTTCGCGGATGGCGACCCGGTGGACTGGGGCAAGCTCACCACCTACGGCGGCATCCACGACCTGTACCGGGACCTCATCCGCCTGCGCCGCAACTGGAGCAACAACACGCGCGGCCTGCGCGGTGGCAACGTCAACGTCCACCACGTCAACAACACGGGCAAGGTGATTGCCTATCACCGCTGGGACAGCGGCGGGCCGGGTGACGACGTCCTGATTGTCGCCAACTTCAGCGGCACCTACTTCCCCACCTACAACATCGGCTTCCCGCGCACGGGCACGTGGTACCTGCGCTTCAACAGCGACTGGAACGGGTACTCGTCCGACTTCGGCAACACCGCGTCGGCGAACACGGTGGCGTATGGCGGGGCCAAGGACGGCATGGCGAACAATGCGTCGTTCGCCATCGGCCCCTACTCGCTGCTCATCTTCTCGCAGTAA